Proteins encoded by one window of Mycoplasma capricolum subsp. capricolum ATCC 27343:
- a CDS encoding MOLPALP family lipoprotein, translating to MNKLIAILSSMMMITTASLPVIACHKTQKEIKFENNNSITNTHSTVSLFAKELILADQLKVQLSEIKNKNNKKSLSDLLKENNLKLENTDKSISNINTFENLLNQYFEKDSYKKVLDSKIKLDSKNNSSNFLFKEIFKLVGLGETELDNFSDDITKILDLTISLNPIFVFTNFKEIDSALNTFFEKLKPSFSNWIKTLSTSKEGLVKSIKAFQDEIDVNKKYKDLKAEDLDIAFYVSLVNAIGLGLSIKDFKEVELKTNNAFDSLKNAGDALNKVLSSPAQPNKTNELKVVSYVLQALQFLQIKLSLFENARDHKPTSADKLFDDAKQNQQFIKDLYKDQNIESISKKKPSSINLKYLLSFFKKSVEELKDKNQKDGYELQKLLAMLFLTADEVTYNEKYNNTNEFIEDSKKFVEENKSSPLFYLLQRVLESQLNNKFKSKKDKISVLTKSLTILTKWLTLTVNDLLNGKSLAKSFNEIFKENQIFQTILEKLFESEIIDKNVIPADLHFLIPSLPALVNSFLFSFLTQGDQLSSLIKEVIPVVEFKLDSNQNAFKEIYSGSIFDINKVKTFINKIKEFLDKASKKPDGAIFAEVSKQFDTKVVTEQAEKFVIKPFNELFGNVKTFNLKTLLTTPLNKMDESKWKDRRFAKPLHDKSVTDILDTLLTTLNVQGNEKLESLESSNINLTALIEVVSLINNYSYKAKGVNSSKTQLIELLKENPDKALQILGWTSDKNNPIGKGSLLDTLLFKVFNFKINDKKDKTENALNQFAKVTSLLNKWLVTQVNESDISITFSFTNTNKNSSNQLLSETMIATVKNKVNNSQTKYTFSYARDKQSKFKFTKISKN from the coding sequence ATGAATAAATTAATTGCAATTTTATCATCAATGATGATGATAACAACTGCTAGTTTACCAGTAATTGCCTGTCATAAAACACAAAAAGAAATTAAATTTGAAAATAATAACTCGATAACAAACACTCACTCAACTGTTAGTTTATTTGCTAAAGAACTGATTTTAGCAGATCAATTAAAAGTTCAATTGAGTGAAATTAAAAATAAAAACAATAAAAAGTCACTTAGTGATTTATTAAAAGAAAACAATTTAAAATTAGAAAATACTGATAAGAGTATCAGTAATATAAACACATTTGAAAATCTTTTAAATCAATATTTTGAAAAAGATTCATACAAAAAAGTGTTAGATTCTAAAATCAAACTAGATTCAAAAAATAACTCATCTAATTTTTTATTTAAAGAGATTTTTAAATTAGTTGGATTAGGTGAAACTGAATTAGATAATTTTAGTGATGATATTACAAAAATTTTAGATTTAACAATTAGTTTAAATCCAATATTTGTTTTTACTAATTTTAAAGAAATTGATAGTGCTTTAAACACATTCTTTGAAAAACTTAAACCAAGTTTTTCAAATTGAATAAAAACTTTAAGCACTTCAAAAGAAGGTTTAGTTAAAAGTATTAAAGCCTTTCAAGATGAAATTGATGTAAATAAAAAATATAAAGATTTAAAAGCTGAAGATTTAGATATTGCTTTTTATGTAAGTTTAGTTAATGCTATAGGTTTAGGATTATCAATAAAAGATTTTAAAGAAGTAGAATTAAAAACTAATAATGCGTTTGATTCATTAAAAAACGCTGGAGATGCATTAAACAAAGTGCTAAGTTCTCCAGCTCAACCTAATAAAACAAATGAATTAAAAGTAGTTTCTTATGTTTTACAAGCACTTCAATTTTTACAAATAAAACTAAGTTTATTTGAAAATGCTAGAGATCATAAGCCAACATCTGCAGATAAATTATTTGATGATGCTAAACAAAATCAACAATTTATAAAAGATCTTTATAAAGATCAAAATATAGAATCAATAAGTAAGAAAAAACCATCATCTATTAATTTAAAATACTTATTATCTTTTTTTAAAAAATCAGTTGAAGAATTAAAAGATAAAAACCAAAAAGATGGTTATGAATTACAAAAATTATTAGCAATGTTATTCTTAACTGCTGATGAAGTTACTTATAATGAAAAATACAATAATACTAATGAATTTATAGAAGATTCTAAAAAGTTTGTTGAAGAAAACAAAAGTTCACCACTTTTTTATCTATTACAAAGAGTTTTAGAAAGTCAATTAAATAACAAATTTAAATCTAAAAAAGATAAAATAAGTGTATTAACTAAAAGTTTAACTATTTTAACTAAATGATTAACACTAACAGTAAATGATCTTTTAAATGGTAAAAGTTTAGCCAAATCTTTTAATGAAATTTTTAAAGAAAATCAAATTTTTCAAACTATATTAGAAAAATTATTTGAAAGTGAAATTATTGATAAAAATGTTATCCCTGCTGATCTTCATTTTCTTATACCATCTTTACCAGCTTTAGTTAATAGTTTTTTATTCTCATTTTTAACACAAGGTGATCAATTATCTTCACTAATAAAAGAAGTTATTCCAGTAGTAGAATTTAAATTAGATTCAAATCAAAATGCATTTAAAGAAATTTATTCAGGATCAATATTTGATATTAATAAAGTCAAAACTTTTATTAATAAAATAAAAGAGTTTCTAGATAAAGCTTCTAAAAAACCTGATGGAGCAATATTTGCTGAAGTCTCTAAACAATTTGATACTAAAGTTGTTACAGAACAAGCTGAAAAATTTGTAATTAAACCATTTAATGAACTATTTGGCAATGTTAAAACTTTCAATCTAAAAACTTTATTAACTACGCCACTTAATAAAATGGATGAATCAAAATGAAAAGATAGAAGATTTGCTAAACCTTTACACGATAAATCTGTAACAGATATTTTAGATACATTACTAACAACTTTAAATGTTCAAGGTAATGAAAAACTAGAAAGCTTAGAAAGTTCAAATATTAACCTAACAGCTTTAATTGAAGTTGTTTCATTAATTAATAATTATTCATACAAAGCAAAAGGAGTTAATAGTAGTAAAACTCAACTAATTGAACTTTTAAAAGAAAATCCAGATAAAGCTTTACAAATTTTAGGATGAACCTCAGATAAAAATAATCCAATTGGTAAAGGCTCACTGTTAGATACTTTATTATTTAAAGTCTTTAATTTTAAAATAAATGATAAAAAGGATAAAACAGAAAATGCTTTAAATCAATTTGCAAAAGTTACTAGTCTACTAAACAAATGACTTGTTACTCAAGTAAATGAATCTGATATATCAATTACATTTAGCTTTACTAATACTAATAAAAATAGTTCGAACCAATTATTATCTGAAACTATGATAGCTACAGTTAAAAATAAAGTTAATAACTCTCAAACTAAATATACATTTAGTTATGCTAGAGATAAACAATCTAAATTCAAATTTACAAAAATCTCAAAAAATTAA
- a CDS encoding MSC_0619 family F1-like ATPase alpha subunit codes for MNLKTNSKHTLPKISAIYDYIVEVKGEFDYKQQQIFTSKKNKEARLFLISATSDTAYLLANLQALKLTINDELELLDSTNEIFTSSEYFGKVIDIYGNIILPEQKTVVKKPEDISSEVFKLSHDLMKVQRLNEQLYTGLAAIDLLIPIGKGQRELIVGDRQTGKTHIALNTIINQSARNIKCVYVAIGQKKESISRIYNILQQHDALKNTIILDAPANSSYEQYLAPYIGMTHAENISNTNDVLIIFDDLTKHANIFREIALLSNRPVGKEAMPGDMFFAHSQLLERAGSYKNKKTITALPIIQTIDNDITSLIASNVISITDGQIVTSSKLFSQGTLPAVDIDFSVSRTGGSVQDKTIRQIAGEINKTYRKYKRQLKLSMLDYNLNSEVSDLMYKGKMIDKLFTSKGFSIFSYNFILIMTKIINWSLIKDIKDEQKALKFIDELINNSNDGKKQFEIIKSGNNYDDKMMKNYFLFALKQYSDYVGLNWEIDNEYDFLSLDQSFLEKTAKKLGDK; via the coding sequence ATGAATTTAAAAACAAATAGCAAACATACATTACCTAAAATTAGTGCAATTTATGATTACATTGTCGAAGTTAAAGGTGAGTTTGACTATAAACAACAACAAATTTTTACTTCTAAAAAAAATAAAGAAGCAAGATTATTTTTAATTAGTGCTACAAGTGACACTGCATATTTATTGGCTAATTTGCAAGCTTTAAAATTAACTATTAATGATGAATTAGAATTATTAGATAGTACAAATGAAATCTTTACTTCAAGTGAATATTTTGGAAAAGTAATTGATATTTATGGAAATATCATTTTACCTGAACAAAAAACAGTAGTTAAAAAACCTGAAGATATTTCAAGTGAAGTTTTTAAATTAAGTCATGACTTAATGAAAGTTCAAAGATTAAATGAACAATTATATACTGGTTTAGCTGCTATTGACTTATTAATTCCAATTGGAAAGGGTCAACGTGAATTGATTGTTGGAGATCGTCAAACTGGTAAAACTCATATAGCTTTAAATACTATTATTAATCAATCTGCTAGAAATATTAAATGTGTATATGTTGCTATTGGTCAAAAAAAAGAAAGTATTTCAAGAATTTATAACATTTTACAACAACATGATGCATTAAAAAACACAATTATACTTGATGCACCTGCTAATAGTAGTTATGAACAATATTTAGCTCCATACATTGGAATGACACATGCTGAAAATATTTCAAATACTAATGATGTTTTAATTATTTTTGATGACTTAACAAAACATGCAAACATTTTTAGAGAAATTGCTTTATTAAGTAATCGTCCTGTTGGAAAAGAAGCAATGCCTGGTGATATGTTTTTTGCTCATTCTCAATTACTAGAACGTGCTGGATCATATAAAAATAAAAAGACTATCACAGCATTACCAATTATTCAAACTATTGATAATGATATTACTAGTTTAATTGCTTCAAATGTAATTTCTATTACTGATGGTCAAATTGTTACAAGTAGTAAATTGTTTTCCCAAGGAACTTTACCTGCTGTTGATATTGACTTTTCAGTTTCAAGAACTGGTGGAAGTGTACAAGACAAAACTATACGCCAAATAGCTGGTGAAATTAACAAAACATATAGAAAATATAAAAGACAATTAAAATTATCGATGCTAGATTATAACTTAAATAGTGAAGTTAGTGATTTAATGTATAAAGGTAAAATGATTGATAAATTGTTTACTTCAAAGGGATTTAGCATATTTTCATACAATTTTATTTTAATAATGACTAAAATCATTAATTGATCATTAATCAAGGATATTAAAGACGAACAAAAAGCTTTAAAATTTATTGATGAATTAATTAATAATAGTAATGATGGAAAAAAACAATTTGAAATTATCAAATCAGGAAATAATTATGATGATAAAATGATGAAAAATTACTTCTTATTTGCTTTAAAACAATATTCTGATTATGTTGGATTAAACTGAGAAATTGATAATGAATATGATTTCTTATCATTAGATCAAAGTTTTTTAGAAAAAACTGCTAAAAAGTTAGGAGATAAATAA
- a CDS encoding MSC_0618 family F1-like ATPase beta subunit yields MNGKILSISGDVIEVQFESSNLPSINHLLTTHDNQTYLLVKSVINDTNIKAIIIYAYKQISLSDVIINTKKSFMVPVGSSAKNNIFSFTGISLNNPHNDKQEYVEMNSTINNKRELSSEFELIETGIKAIDFFIPIFKGFKLGIFGGAGVGKTVLMKEIIFNVNNKYKKTSNIFIGSGERSREGIELYDELTESNLMKNSTMFVSKMNESPGARMSIVPIGVTAAEYLRDVKKEDVLLFIDNIYRFIQAENEVSATLGKKPSVGGYQSTLESDVANIQDRLFKNKNGAITSFQTVFLPMDDLSDPSAVAVFNHLDSNLVLSRDQAAKNILPAFDPLASSSSSVDETLIGKKHFNAIIEVKRILKAYKDLEDVILILGFDELDAESKILVKKALQLENFFTQYFFMTEQFTKQKGQYVPLNETIDSVIRIIEGKYIKQSPEIFSYIGSALDLKTDEELGL; encoded by the coding sequence ATGAACGGAAAAATCTTAAGTATATCAGGTGATGTAATTGAAGTTCAATTTGAATCAAGTAATTTACCTTCAATTAATCACTTACTAACAACTCACGATAATCAAACATATTTACTAGTAAAAAGTGTTATTAATGACACTAACATTAAAGCAATCATCATTTATGCATATAAACAAATTTCATTAAGTGATGTTATTATTAATACTAAAAAAAGCTTTATGGTTCCAGTTGGAAGTAGTGCTAAAAACAATATTTTTAGCTTTACAGGAATTTCATTAAATAATCCTCATAATGATAAACAAGAATATGTTGAAATGAACTCAACTATTAATAATAAAAGAGAACTAAGTAGTGAATTTGAATTAATTGAAACTGGTATTAAAGCTATTGACTTTTTTATTCCAATTTTTAAAGGATTCAAATTAGGAATCTTTGGTGGAGCTGGTGTTGGTAAAACAGTTTTAATGAAAGAAATTATTTTTAATGTTAATAATAAATATAAAAAGACTTCAAACATTTTTATTGGATCAGGTGAACGTTCAAGAGAAGGTATTGAACTTTATGATGAGTTAACTGAATCTAATTTGATGAAAAACTCAACTATGTTTGTTTCTAAAATGAACGAATCTCCAGGAGCACGTATGTCAATTGTTCCAATTGGAGTTACTGCTGCTGAATATTTAAGAGATGTTAAAAAAGAAGATGTTTTATTATTTATTGATAATATTTATCGTTTTATTCAAGCAGAAAACGAAGTAAGTGCTACACTTGGTAAAAAACCTTCAGTTGGTGGGTATCAATCTACATTAGAAAGTGATGTTGCAAATATTCAAGATCGTTTATTTAAAAATAAAAACGGAGCTATTACTTCATTTCAAACTGTGTTTTTACCAATGGATGATTTAAGTGATCCATCAGCTGTAGCTGTATTTAACCACTTGGATTCAAACTTAGTTTTATCAAGAGACCAAGCTGCAAAAAACATTCTTCCAGCTTTTGATCCACTAGCAAGTTCTTCTAGTTCAGTTGATGAAACTTTAATTGGTAAAAAACACTTTAATGCAATTATTGAAGTTAAAAGAATTTTAAAAGCTTATAAAGATTTAGAAGATGTAATTTTAATTTTGGGATTTGATGAATTAGATGCTGAAAGTAAAATATTAGTTAAAAAAGCTTTACAATTAGAAAACTTCTTTACTCAATATTTCTTTATGACTGAACAATTTACAAAACAAAAAGGTCAATATGTACCTTTAAATGAAACAATTGATAGTGTTATTAGAATTATTGAAGGTAAATATATTAAACAATCTCCTGAAATCTTTTCATATATTGGATCAGCTTTAGATTTAAAAACTGATGAAGAGTTAGGATTATAA
- a CDS encoding MOLPALP family lipoprotein, whose translation MKKLIAMLSSFMIITTASLPIIACHVKEKKFDTNNSITNTHSTVSLFAKEIILADQLKVNLNEIKNKNNKKSLSDLLKENNLTLENTDKSISNINTFENLLNQYFEKDSYKTKNVLDPKIELDSKTKKESIPLFSEIFKLFGLGTTDLDKLTNDILKVLDLTTSLNPMFLVSSFDSANDILKSFFKKVEPYLKAGLEKLANPTSEFSTEVEKFQEKIDVNKKYKNLKAEDLDNAFYTSLINAIGLSTWGNRFKEVDLKDSKASESLKETSNSLISAVNGPAGNVSGKELDIVSHILQALQFLQIKLSLFEDSKNYTPKSANNLFNTTKTNQDFIKNLYNNKTIEKIVGEKPSSINLKYLLSFFKKSVDELKDKNSVDGYELQKLLAILFLSPNKVEYPENESTDNTKEYYEKQSAHPIVNILTTLGNDFLNQKIKDVLSLVNENIKEDELKKVISESLPHLYKWISYTLTSLLTGTKNLNNCLSALFVKVIPIVITSLQKNTKLIPESLKEQIHLLPILLASLIDEVLSVAFPILKSDMKNTNSFKDLYAGEVFLVNKVNEMFEIFREKITKLLTTVKVDTTSIPFDKIKDFLTTFENGYKKVFKNVEQFNLKTLLTTPLNKMNESWWKNKSFAKPLQEKSVADILDILLVSLDVKGNEKLSELESSNINLTSLTDVAKIIDKYEYKPKDVEYNNKKHLLDILKINADKTLEILGWTSDKNNPIGKDSLIWTLLTKVFNIDLTKKDDKSENAINQLSKLITSLNNSLNINVIDQSSVEIQFEFINTKKNGFNQLLSETVIAKVKNKNNNSQSKYTFTYQRDKQDKFKFTKITKE comes from the coding sequence ATGAAGAAATTAATTGCAATGTTATCTTCATTTATGATAATAACAACTGCTAGTTTACCAATAATTGCCTGCCATGTTAAAGAAAAGAAATTTGACACTAATAATTCGATAACAAATACTCACTCAACTGTTAGTTTATTTGCTAAAGAAATTATTTTAGCAGACCAACTAAAAGTTAACTTAAATGAAATTAAAAATAAAAACAATAAAAAATCACTAAGTGATTTATTAAAAGAAAATAATTTAACATTAGAAAATACTGATAAGAGTATCAGTAATATAAACACATTTGAAAATCTTTTAAACCAATATTTTGAAAAAGATTCATACAAAACTAAAAATGTTTTAGATCCAAAAATAGAACTAGATTCTAAAACTAAAAAAGAATCAATTCCTTTATTTAGTGAAATATTTAAATTATTTGGATTAGGTACAACTGATTTAGATAAATTAACTAATGATATTTTAAAAGTATTAGATTTAACCACTAGTTTAAATCCAATGTTCTTAGTTTCAAGCTTTGATTCAGCAAATGATATTTTAAAATCATTTTTTAAAAAAGTTGAACCGTATTTAAAAGCAGGACTAGAAAAATTAGCTAATCCAACTAGTGAATTTTCAACAGAAGTTGAAAAATTCCAAGAAAAAATTGATGTAAATAAAAAATATAAAAATTTAAAAGCTGAAGATTTAGATAATGCATTTTATACATCATTAATTAATGCTATAGGTTTAAGCACATGAGGTAATAGATTTAAAGAAGTTGACTTAAAAGATAGCAAAGCATCTGAATCATTAAAAGAGACAAGCAATTCTCTTATAAGTGCAGTAAATGGTCCTGCTGGTAATGTTTCTGGTAAGGAATTAGATATTGTTTCACACATTTTACAAGCACTTCAATTTTTACAAATAAAACTAAGTTTATTTGAAGATTCTAAAAATTACACACCTAAATCTGCTAATAATCTTTTTAATACAACTAAAACAAATCAAGATTTTATAAAAAATCTTTATAATAATAAAACTATAGAAAAAATAGTTGGAGAAAAACCATCATCTATTAATTTAAAATATTTATTGTCATTTTTTAAAAAATCTGTTGATGAATTAAAAGATAAAAATAGTGTTGATGGATATGAATTGCAAAAATTACTAGCTATACTATTTTTATCACCTAATAAAGTTGAATATCCTGAAAATGAATCTACTGACAATACAAAAGAATACTATGAAAAACAGAGTGCTCATCCAATTGTAAATATATTAACTACATTAGGAAATGACTTTTTAAACCAAAAAATTAAAGATGTTTTATCACTGGTTAATGAAAATATAAAAGAAGATGAACTTAAAAAAGTTATTAGTGAATCATTACCACATTTATATAAATGAATTTCATATACTTTAACTAGTTTATTAACAGGAACTAAAAATCTAAACAATTGCTTATCTGCATTATTTGTAAAAGTTATTCCTATAGTTATAACTAGTTTACAAAAAAATACAAAATTAATTCCTGAATCTCTTAAAGAACAAATCCATTTATTACCAATACTACTTGCTTCACTAATTGATGAAGTACTAAGTGTTGCTTTTCCAATTTTAAAAAGTGATATGAAAAATACAAATTCATTCAAAGACCTTTATGCTGGTGAAGTATTTTTAGTAAATAAAGTTAATGAAATGTTTGAAATCTTTAGAGAAAAAATAACTAAATTATTAACTACTGTGAAAGTTGACACAACAAGTATTCCTTTTGATAAAATAAAAGATTTTCTAACAACATTTGAAAATGGTTATAAAAAAGTCTTTAAAAACGTTGAACAATTTAACTTAAAAACTTTATTAACTACTCCACTTAATAAAATGAATGAGTCTTGATGAAAGAATAAATCATTTGCTAAACCATTACAAGAAAAATCTGTAGCTGACATTTTAGATATTTTATTAGTGTCATTAGATGTTAAAGGAAATGAAAAACTAAGTGAGTTAGAGAGTTCAAATATTAACTTAACTAGTTTAACTGATGTTGCTAAAATAATTGATAAATATGAATACAAACCAAAAGATGTTGAATATAACAATAAAAAACATTTACTAGATATTCTAAAAATAAATGCTGATAAAACATTAGAAATTTTAGGCTGAACTTCAGATAAAAATAATCCAATTGGTAAAGATTCATTAATATGAACTTTATTAACTAAAGTATTTAATATAGATCTAACTAAAAAAGATGATAAATCTGAAAATGCTATTAACCAATTATCTAAACTTATTACTTCATTAAATAATTCATTAAATATAAATGTAATTGACCAATCTAGTGTAGAAATTCAATTTGAATTTATTAATACTAAGAAAAATGGATTTAACCAATTATTAAGTGAAACTGTTATTGCTAAAGTTAAAAATAAAAATAACAACTCTCAATCTAAATACACATTTACTTATCAAAGAGATAAACAAGACAAATTTAAATTTACAAAAATTACAAAAGAATAA